The Prevotella melaninogenica genome has a segment encoding these proteins:
- a CDS encoding RsmE family RNA methyltransferase codes for MKEARYFYVPNAAVETELPAEEAVHAIRVLRLKEGDEMFLMDGEGCFYKAEVALVSSKKCLYTIKETLKQEPVWHGKIHLAIAPTKDMGRIEWMTEKATEVGFDEISFLDCKFSERKTLRVDRIEKIVISAVKQSRKGWKPVVNPMIPFRRFIENCSNNGRKFICHCYPEIPRADFFTAISQEEQPSSAEDITVLVGPEGDFSIDEVRFALEHSFESVTLGNSRLRTETAGLSAVMMSQLARRV; via the coding sequence ATGAAAGAAGCAAGATATTTTTATGTCCCTAATGCAGCCGTAGAAACGGAGTTGCCTGCTGAGGAAGCAGTTCATGCAATACGTGTACTTCGGTTGAAGGAAGGTGACGAAATGTTCCTTATGGATGGTGAAGGCTGCTTTTACAAAGCGGAAGTAGCTCTGGTATCATCGAAGAAGTGCCTTTATACTATTAAAGAAACGCTGAAACAAGAACCTGTTTGGCATGGAAAGATTCATCTTGCTATTGCTCCAACAAAAGACATGGGGCGTATAGAATGGATGACGGAAAAGGCTACTGAAGTAGGTTTTGACGAAATCAGCTTCTTAGATTGTAAGTTCTCTGAACGTAAGACATTGCGTGTTGACCGTATAGAAAAGATTGTCATTTCTGCAGTAAAGCAAAGTCGTAAGGGCTGGAAACCTGTTGTAAATCCGATGATACCTTTTCGTCGTTTCATAGAAAATTGTTCCAACAATGGGCGGAAGTTTATCTGTCATTGTTATCCAGAGATTCCACGCGCAGACTTCTTTACCGCTATTTCACAGGAAGAACAGCCTTCTTCTGCAGAGGATATTACCGTATTGGTAGGTCCAGAAGGCGACTTCTCTATTGATGAAGTACGTTTTGCTTTGGAGCATAGTTTTGAGAGTGTTACATTGGGTAACAGCCGTTTACGCACAGAGACCGCAGGACTTAGTGCCGTTATGATGTCGCAGCTTGCACGTAGAGTGTAA
- a CDS encoding bifunctional nuclease domain-containing protein, giving the protein MSKVQLIYEGVSQIVGGPELGLLVLSDLTHTRQIAIVCDKHMEYELGLRTGEKSVTERLLPEVFCSVNPMMTSEHYEILFNSIIDGQYKALLVNKDDLTLTPIRASDAILLAHVAKLNIFMEEHLFKRQSVDSSVSQNKMALPLNALSFEMLHHALEKAIEDENYELASMLRDEMKNRAKEP; this is encoded by the coding sequence ATGAGTAAAGTTCAACTTATATATGAAGGTGTATCACAGATAGTAGGAGGTCCGGAGTTAGGACTCCTCGTCCTGTCTGATCTTACACACACAAGGCAGATTGCTATTGTGTGTGATAAGCATATGGAGTATGAACTTGGCTTGCGAACAGGCGAGAAGTCTGTTACAGAAAGATTGTTGCCAGAAGTGTTTTGTAGTGTGAATCCAATGATGACAAGTGAGCACTATGAGATACTCTTTAATTCTATTATTGATGGACAATATAAGGCTCTTTTGGTAAATAAAGATGACTTAACGCTTACCCCTATACGTGCTTCTGATGCAATATTATTGGCACATGTGGCAAAGTTGAACATCTTTATGGAAGAGCATCTTTTCAAGCGTCAGAGTGTTGATAGCAGTGTAAGTCAGAACAAGATGGCATTACCTTTAAATGCTTTAAGCTTTGAGATGTTACATCATGCCTTGGAGAAAGCCATAGAAGATGAGAATTATGAACTTGCTTCTATGCTTAGAGATGAAATGAAGAATAGGGCAAAGGAACCTTGA
- a CDS encoding MFS transporter — protein MNLKVRLALMNFLEFAVWGAYLTSMGRYLGNIGIGPEIGYFYSMQGVVSIFMPALMGIVADRWVPAQRLLGFCHLLAGLFMFATAGYGLSVGDHADFSTIFTLYSLSVAFYMPTLALSNSVAYSALSDVGMDTVKAFPPIRVFGTIGFILTMWLVDLLGFQSNQNQFVTSGVVSILLFFYTFTLPKCAVSKGTEQKSFVDAFGLRAFALFKEKKMAIFFIFSMLLGVSLQITNSFANPFLFSFGAQPEFVNSFGVQHANILISLSQVSETCCILLIPFFMRHYGIKNVMLIAMFAWVLRFGLFGVGNPGFPGILMFVLSMIVYGVAFDFFNISGSLFVDNSTEPALRSSAQGLFMLMTNGVGATVGTLAAQAIVNAYTHPQTVGSDTLTVGDWQSCWFIFAGYAFVVGVLFAIIFRPKKA, from the coding sequence ATGAATTTGAAGGTACGTTTAGCGTTGATGAACTTCTTAGAGTTCGCAGTGTGGGGAGCTTATTTGACCTCTATGGGTCGCTATCTTGGTAATATTGGTATTGGTCCTGAGATTGGCTATTTCTACTCAATGCAAGGTGTAGTGTCAATCTTTATGCCTGCTTTGATGGGTATTGTTGCTGACCGTTGGGTACCTGCTCAGCGTTTATTAGGCTTCTGTCATCTACTTGCAGGCTTGTTTATGTTTGCCACAGCAGGCTATGGCTTGAGCGTTGGTGACCATGCAGACTTCTCTACCATCTTCACTCTTTATTCGCTTTCTGTTGCCTTCTATATGCCAACATTGGCTCTCTCAAACTCTGTTGCTTATAGTGCTTTGAGTGATGTGGGTATGGATACGGTAAAAGCTTTCCCACCTATCCGCGTGTTCGGTACAATCGGTTTTATTCTTACCATGTGGTTGGTAGACCTCTTAGGCTTCCAAAGCAATCAGAATCAGTTTGTTACTTCTGGTGTGGTAAGTATCCTTCTCTTCTTTTATACCTTTACATTACCTAAGTGTGCAGTTAGTAAAGGCACTGAACAGAAGAGCTTTGTGGATGCCTTTGGCTTACGTGCTTTTGCCTTATTCAAGGAGAAGAAGATGGCAATCTTCTTTATTTTCTCAATGTTATTGGGTGTAAGTCTTCAGATTACCAATAGCTTTGCCAATCCATTCCTCTTTAGTTTTGGTGCTCAACCAGAGTTTGTAAACTCTTTCGGAGTACAGCATGCTAATATTTTGATTAGTCTTTCACAGGTTAGCGAGACTTGTTGTATCCTTCTGATTCCATTCTTTATGCGTCATTATGGTATTAAGAATGTGATGTTGATAGCTATGTTTGCATGGGTATTGCGCTTTGGTTTGTTTGGAGTTGGTAATCCAGGCTTCCCAGGTATCTTGATGTTCGTACTTTCAATGATTGTCTATGGTGTAGCCTTCGACTTCTTCAATATCTCTGGATCACTCTTTGTTGACAATAGCACGGAGCCAGCTCTTCGTTCTTCTGCACAAGGTTTGTTCATGTTGATGACCAATGGTGTTGGTGCAACAGTAGGAACATTGGCAGCTCAGGCTATTGTAAATGCCTATACACATCCACAGACAGTGGGTTCAGACACGTTGACAGTAGGTGATTGGCAGTCTTGTTGGTTCATCTTCGCAGGCTACGCCTTTGTTGTAGGTGTCTTGTTTGCTATTATCTTCCGACCAAAGAAAGCATAA
- a CDS encoding DUF3256 family protein has translation MKKILIIICFFTCWLGVSAQSLREVWIEMPDSILPYLSKSQRTELADYVEMKAEPVVLSTFGDSVRIERMTNNYLLLKANEATRLEIKLLDNNTLALVQTWMAPAAESKLSLFNLQWQPKEAVVAYKANIVKPDSMSDEDFSDLKTLISPCLKEYRLSADNNSLSVSWNYPLLSKKDVNRVTELLKSQVLNWTGKDFR, from the coding sequence ATGAAAAAGATATTGATAATTATATGTTTCTTCACTTGTTGGTTGGGTGTTTCTGCCCAAAGTTTGCGTGAGGTATGGATAGAAATGCCTGATAGTATACTGCCTTATTTGAGCAAGAGCCAGCGTACTGAGCTGGCTGACTATGTTGAAATGAAGGCAGAACCAGTCGTCTTGAGTACATTCGGTGATTCTGTTCGGATTGAACGCATGACCAACAACTATCTTTTATTGAAGGCAAACGAGGCAACACGGTTGGAAATCAAGCTGTTGGATAATAACACGTTGGCTTTAGTTCAGACATGGATGGCACCTGCTGCAGAAAGTAAGTTGAGTCTTTTCAACCTACAATGGCAACCTAAAGAAGCAGTTGTAGCGTATAAAGCGAATATTGTAAAACCCGACTCAATGAGTGATGAAGACTTTTCAGATTTGAAGACATTGATATCTCCTTGTCTAAAAGAATATCGATTGTCTGCAGATAACAACTCATTGTCAGTAAGTTGGAACTATCCATTGCTTTCTAAGAAGGATGTCAATCGTGTCACAGAGTTATTAAAGTCGCAGGTACTTAACTGGACAGGAAAAGATTTTCGATAG
- a CDS encoding zinc ribbon domain-containing protein codes for MKCRNCNNEVSEKDKNCPYCNTPLNNHDTDNGPTLGRGMVAFIILGTIFLVAFGFYYYGQHKNDPEYTQTAIEPDSNLADNNKAKFDTVVKDTTANDSTQKQEEEQAEKVFNSIRRSNRSSRKSSSNEASSSSSDNQNSTSEPSSNEPQPIAPAVSKPRVESIETD; via the coding sequence ATGAAATGTCGTAATTGTAATAATGAGGTGAGTGAGAAGGATAAGAATTGTCCTTACTGCAATACTCCATTGAATAATCATGATACTGACAACGGACCAACCTTAGGGCGCGGTATGGTGGCTTTTATTATTCTTGGAACAATTTTCCTTGTTGCCTTCGGATTCTATTATTACGGTCAACATAAGAACGATCCAGAGTATACACAGACTGCTATTGAACCAGATTCAAACTTAGCAGACAACAATAAAGCTAAGTTCGACACAGTTGTTAAGGACACAACAGCCAACGATTCTACCCAGAAGCAGGAAGAAGAACAGGCTGAAAAGGTATTCAACAGTATTCGTAGAAGTAATCGTTCAAGTCGCAAGAGCAGTAGTAATGAGGCTTCTTCAAGCAGTTCTGACAATCAGAATAGCACCTCCGAGCCTTCTTCTAATGAGCCACAACCTATTGCTCCAGCGGTTTCCAAACCACGTGTTGAATCTATTGAGACTGATTAA
- the tsaA gene encoding tRNA (N6-threonylcarbamoyladenosine(37)-N6)-methyltransferase TrmO encodes MKEIRPIAFFRSPLTSKFGIPRQSGLADNLVGKIVFEPQYQREEALRGLEDFDYLWLIWGFSANKSTDEGKLTVRPPRLGGNERLGVFATRSPFRPNGLGLSSVRIKRIVDGVIEVVGADLMDGTPIYDVKPYISYVDSHPEARGGFTDKKEWKLLSVIIAEEYSKLFDAEELAALKEVLSQDPRPQYQHDAARVYGMPFAGKDVKFRVEGDVLEVVGID; translated from the coding sequence ATGAAAGAGATTAGACCTATTGCTTTTTTCCGTTCTCCCTTGACGTCAAAGTTCGGTATTCCTCGGCAAAGTGGACTGGCTGACAATTTAGTGGGTAAGATTGTGTTTGAGCCTCAATACCAACGTGAGGAGGCATTGCGTGGACTGGAAGACTTTGATTATCTGTGGTTAATTTGGGGCTTTTCTGCGAATAAGTCTACTGATGAGGGCAAACTGACTGTTCGTCCTCCACGGTTGGGTGGGAATGAACGTTTAGGCGTGTTTGCCACACGTTCGCCCTTCCGTCCAAATGGTCTTGGGCTGTCTTCTGTTCGTATTAAACGAATAGTGGACGGAGTTATTGAAGTTGTTGGGGCTGATTTGATGGACGGTACACCTATTTATGATGTAAAACCTTATATCTCTTACGTCGATAGTCACCCAGAGGCAAGAGGTGGTTTTACCGATAAGAAAGAGTGGAAATTATTGTCTGTTATTATTGCAGAGGAGTATTCTAAGTTGTTTGATGCAGAGGAACTTGCTGCCCTAAAGGAGGTTCTTTCGCAAGACCCACGCCCACAATATCAACATGATGCAGCACGTGTTTATGGTATGCCTTTCGCTGGGAAGGATGTGAAGTTTAGGGTTGAAGGGGATGTGTTAGAGGTTGTTGGGATTGATTAG
- a CDS encoding helix-turn-helix transcriptional regulator has product MKNIIIADNQDITQAGMAYVLSKRDNISCQVARNKSELILLLNDCPEAVVILDYTLFDISSESDLLNIGQRFPLAHLILWSEELSVDFIRSLVNASNRISVLMKDAKMAEIEQCLDYVLQGQRFLCQHATNMILAPTVSVDNETVALTKTETEILKEIALGATTREIAEKRFSSFHTVNTHRKNIFRKLGVNNVHEAIRYAMRSGLVDAAEYYI; this is encoded by the coding sequence ATGAAGAATATTATCATCGCAGATAATCAAGATATCACGCAGGCAGGAATGGCTTATGTGCTTTCTAAAAGGGATAATATATCTTGCCAAGTGGCAAGGAATAAGTCTGAGTTGATTCTCCTTTTAAACGATTGTCCCGAAGCGGTTGTGATATTAGATTATACCTTGTTTGATATTTCCAGTGAGTCTGATCTTCTGAATATCGGACAACGTTTCCCGCTTGCACATCTTATATTGTGGAGTGAGGAGTTGAGTGTCGACTTCATTCGCAGCCTTGTTAATGCAAGCAATCGGATTAGTGTGCTTATGAAGGATGCTAAGATGGCTGAAATAGAACAATGTCTTGACTATGTGTTGCAGGGCCAACGTTTTCTTTGTCAGCACGCTACTAACATGATTTTAGCCCCTACAGTGTCAGTTGATAACGAGACTGTTGCGTTGACAAAGACAGAGACAGAGATTCTTAAGGAGATTGCTTTAGGTGCTACGACACGTGAGATTGCTGAGAAACGTTTTTCTTCTTTCCACACGGTCAACACACATAGAAAGAATATCTTTCGTAAGTTGGGTGTGAATAATGTTCATGAAGCTATCCGTTATGCGATGCGTTCGGGATTAGTAGATGCTGCTGAATATTATATTTAA
- a CDS encoding alkaline phosphatase family protein, whose translation MKKLLFLVAGLLIAAAANAQIQRPKLVVGLVVDQMRWDYLYYYNNEYGNDGLKRLLNQGFSFENTHINYAPTVTAIGHSSVYTGSIPAFTGIAGNSFYQDDKSVYCCEDNTVKSVGSDSKEGQMSPRRMLTSTIGDELQVATDFRSKVIGVALKDRASILPAGHAADAAYWWDTSAGRFVSSTFYMDKLPQWVEDFNAKNHTDPNFDIKGSPQGVTMTFKMAEAALKNEKLGKGKETDMLTVSISSTDIIGHRFSTRGKENHEVYMQLDKDLAWFLKVLDKEVGEGNYLLFLTADHGAAHNYNYMREHRIPAGGWDYKQTVKDLNTHLQGKFGISPVMGEDNYQFYFNDSTIAAAGKKKQEIIDESVEWLKQDPQFLYVFDEEKVSETTMPEWIKERMQNGYFRGRSGEIGVVTRPQFFGGKDRPDFRGTQHGQPFPYDTHIPFLLFGWNVKHGASNIETHIVDIAPTVCAMLHIQMPNGCVGKARNQF comes from the coding sequence ATGAAAAAACTGCTTTTTCTTGTAGCTGGATTGCTGATTGCAGCAGCAGCGAATGCGCAGATACAACGACCAAAGTTGGTGGTTGGTCTTGTTGTCGACCAAATGCGTTGGGATTATCTTTACTATTACAACAATGAATATGGTAATGATGGTTTGAAAAGATTACTCAACCAAGGCTTCTCTTTTGAGAATACACATATCAACTATGCACCAACAGTGACTGCGATTGGACATAGTTCTGTTTATACTGGTTCTATTCCTGCCTTCACAGGTATTGCTGGTAACTCTTTCTATCAAGATGATAAGAGTGTTTATTGCTGCGAGGATAATACGGTGAAGAGTGTTGGCTCCGATAGCAAAGAAGGTCAGATGAGCCCTCGTCGTATGCTTACATCTACCATTGGTGATGAACTTCAAGTTGCAACAGACTTCCGTTCAAAGGTGATTGGTGTAGCATTGAAAGACCGCGCATCAATCCTTCCTGCTGGCCATGCAGCCGATGCCGCTTATTGGTGGGACACTTCAGCAGGTCGCTTCGTATCTTCTACCTTCTATATGGATAAGCTTCCACAGTGGGTTGAGGACTTTAATGCAAAGAATCACACAGACCCTAACTTTGACATCAAGGGTTCTCCACAGGGTGTTACCATGACTTTCAAGATGGCTGAGGCAGCTTTGAAGAATGAAAAACTTGGTAAGGGAAAAGAAACCGACATGCTCACCGTGAGTATCTCATCTACAGATATCATCGGACATAGATTCTCTACACGTGGAAAAGAGAATCACGAGGTTTACATGCAGTTAGATAAAGACTTGGCATGGTTCCTTAAGGTGCTTGATAAAGAGGTGGGTGAAGGCAACTACCTGCTCTTCCTTACTGCCGACCATGGTGCTGCTCACAACTATAACTATATGCGTGAGCATCGCATTCCAGCAGGTGGATGGGACTATAAGCAGACTGTTAAAGACCTCAATACCCATCTGCAAGGAAAGTTTGGCATTAGTCCTGTAATGGGTGAAGACAACTATCAATTCTACTTTAATGACTCAACAATCGCTGCAGCTGGTAAGAAAAAGCAGGAGATTATCGATGAGTCTGTAGAGTGGTTGAAGCAAGACCCACAGTTCCTCTATGTCTTTGACGAGGAGAAAGTCAGCGAAACAACAATGCCAGAATGGATAAAGGAGCGTATGCAGAATGGTTACTTCCGTGGTCGTTCAGGTGAGATTGGTGTTGTCACACGTCCACAGTTCTTTGGTGGCAAGGACAGACCTGACTTCCGTGGAACACAACATGGACAGCCATTCCCATACGACACACACATTCCTTTCCTACTCTTTGGATGGAACGTGAAGCATGGTGCAAGCAATATTGAGACACATATTGTAGACATTGCACCAACCGTATGTGCCATGTTACATATCCAGATGCCAAATGGTTGTGTAGGTAAGGCAAGAAATCAATTCTAA
- a CDS encoding deoxynucleoside kinase has protein sequence MHIAIAGNIGSGKTTLTTMLAKRYGWKPRFESVDYNPYLEDYYKDIKRWSFPMEVFFLKERFKDLLEISQSDESVVQDRSIYEGVYVFTENNYAMGNLDDRDYETYMELFEDMTDAVSFPDLMIYLRASVSHLVSNIEKRGREYEQKMPLDYLENLNKRYEEFIKEKYKGRVLTIDVDNLDYQHRPKDFGFITDKIDRELFGLF, from the coding sequence ATGCACATTGCAATTGCAGGAAATATAGGTAGCGGTAAGACAACACTCACAACAATGCTTGCCAAACGCTATGGTTGGAAGCCAAGATTTGAGTCTGTTGACTATAATCCCTACTTAGAAGATTATTATAAGGACATTAAGCGTTGGTCGTTCCCTATGGAAGTGTTCTTCCTAAAGGAGCGTTTTAAGGACTTGCTTGAGATAAGTCAGAGTGATGAGTCAGTAGTACAAGACCGCTCTATCTATGAAGGTGTCTACGTGTTTACGGAGAACAACTATGCCATGGGTAATCTTGATGACCGTGACTATGAAACCTATATGGAGTTGTTCGAGGATATGACGGATGCTGTCAGCTTCCCAGATCTGATGATTTATCTTCGTGCTTCTGTTAGCCACCTTGTTTCTAACATTGAGAAACGTGGACGAGAGTATGAACAGAAGATGCCTTTGGACTATCTTGAGAACCTCAATAAACGCTATGAAGAGTTTATCAAAGAGAAGTATAAGGGACGTGTTCTGACGATAGATGTCGACAACCTCGATTATCAACATCGCCCAAAAGACTTTGGTTTTATTACTGATAAGATAGACAGAGAACTCTTTGGCTTATTCTAA
- a CDS encoding deoxynucleoside kinase → MHIAIAGNIGAGKTTLTKMLAKRYGWTAHFEPVDNNPYLEDYYNDMTRWSFNLQIYFLNKRFRDVVEISQSKDTIIQDRTIFEDARIFAPNLYDMGLMSERDFNNYTDLFDLMLSLVKLPDLMIYIRCSIPRLIDHIQQRGRDYEQTMRIDYLRGLNERYEEWIKTYKGHLMIVDGDTTDFQDNPQDFKRVTDMIDDRLFGLFPME, encoded by the coding sequence ATGCATATAGCAATCGCAGGAAATATTGGAGCAGGTAAAACAACACTCACCAAAATGCTCGCGAAACGTTACGGATGGACAGCTCATTTTGAGCCAGTCGACAACAATCCGTACTTGGAAGACTATTATAATGACATGACTCGTTGGTCGTTCAATCTGCAGATTTACTTCCTCAACAAGCGTTTTCGTGATGTTGTAGAGATCTCACAATCAAAGGATACGATTATCCAAGACCGTACTATCTTCGAGGATGCGCGTATCTTTGCACCGAATCTCTATGATATGGGATTGATGTCAGAGCGTGATTTCAACAACTACACCGACCTCTTCGACTTGATGCTCTCACTGGTAAAACTGCCAGACTTAATGATTTACATCCGTTGTTCTATCCCACGCCTTATCGATCACATACAACAACGTGGCCGAGACTACGAACAAACGATGCGTATTGACTATCTCCGTGGTCTCAACGAGCGTTATGAGGAATGGATTAAGACCTACAAAGGACATCTGATGATTGTCGATGGTGACACAACTGACTTCCAAGACAACCCACAAGACTTCAAACGTGTCACAGATATGATTGATGACCGACTCTTTGGCTTATTCCCAATGGAATAA
- the trxB gene encoding thioredoxin-disulfide reductase, with protein MEKVKTLIIGSGPAGYTAAIYAGRANLQPVLYSGLQPGGQLTTTTIVENFPGFHEGIDANQLMSEMREQAKLYGADLRDGSIVKADLSSRPFHLEDERGNQIEAETVIIATGASAKYLGLPDEEKYRGKGVSACATCDGFFYRKRTVAVVGGGDTACEEAMYLSGLAKKVYMIVRKPQLRAAEIMRKRVTEKENIEILYNTNTLGLFGEDGVEGAHLVRFKGEENEEKFDINIDGFFLAIGHTPNTDLFKGQLEMDDHGFIITKPKSTATNIEGVYAAGDVADPTYRQGVVAAGTGAMAAIEVDRFLQKQ; from the coding sequence ATGGAAAAAGTAAAAACCCTTATAATTGGTAGCGGTCCTGCAGGTTACACTGCTGCGATTTATGCTGGACGTGCTAATCTTCAGCCAGTACTCTATTCTGGTCTGCAGCCAGGTGGTCAGTTGACCACCACAACCATTGTAGAAAACTTCCCAGGTTTCCACGAAGGAATCGATGCTAACCAACTCATGTCAGAGATGCGTGAGCAGGCTAAGCTCTATGGTGCTGACCTTCGCGATGGTTCTATCGTAAAGGCAGACCTCAGCAGTCGTCCATTCCACCTCGAAGATGAGCGTGGCAATCAGATTGAAGCTGAGACAGTAATCATCGCAACAGGTGCAAGTGCGAAGTACTTGGGCTTACCAGATGAGGAGAAATACCGTGGTAAGGGTGTGAGTGCATGTGCTACTTGCGACGGTTTCTTCTATCGTAAGCGCACCGTAGCCGTTGTTGGTGGTGGTGACACTGCTTGCGAAGAGGCTATGTATCTCTCTGGTTTGGCAAAGAAGGTCTATATGATTGTGCGCAAGCCTCAGTTGCGTGCAGCAGAGATTATGCGTAAGCGTGTGACAGAGAAGGAGAATATTGAGATTCTTTACAATACCAATACACTCGGTCTCTTTGGTGAAGACGGTGTAGAGGGTGCACATTTGGTACGCTTTAAGGGTGAGGAGAACGAGGAAAAATTCGATATCAACATCGATGGTTTCTTCTTAGCTATTGGTCATACTCCTAACACCGACCTCTTCAAAGGTCAGTTAGAGATGGACGATCACGGCTTTATCATCACTAAACCAAAGTCTACAGCAACCAATATCGAGGGTGTTTATGCTGCGGGTGACGTGGCAGACCCAACCTATCGTCAGGGTGTCGTAGCAGCTGGTACAGGTGCAATGGCAGCTATTGAGGTTGACCGTTTCTTGCAGAAGCAGTAA
- a CDS encoding bifunctional methionine sulfoxide reductase B/A protein, which translates to MRNILSILCTLILPTIVEAASCGLLMAGTASCTNKTKTAMTQTDSIIAPKTKFTRPNDATLRKMLTPEQYAVTQQAATERPFTNEYDHEFREGIYVDITTGEPLFSSTDKFDSGCGWPAFSKPIDKKVITNHTDTSHGMVRTEVRSKTGKAHLGHVFDDGPAATGGKRYCINSASLRFIPLEEMKAKGYEAYIKLVRPMKEIYVAGGCFWGTEHYLKQIEGVTATEVGYANGIIKNPTYEEVCTDKTQFAEAVHITYDPKAISLEFLLGLYFKSIDPTSINKQGNDRGSQYRTGVYYTDPADLPTIKKVFEEEQKQIHGKIAVEVKPLKNFYTAEEYHQDYLDKHPTGYCHLPAALFEYARKAKMKK; encoded by the coding sequence ATGCGTAACATTTTATCCATATTATGCACACTGATTCTTCCGACCATTGTTGAAGCTGCCTCTTGTGGCTTACTGATGGCAGGAACAGCATCTTGCACAAACAAAACCAAGACAGCTATGACACAAACTGATTCTATCATCGCTCCTAAGACGAAATTCACACGTCCTAACGATGCTACCTTACGAAAGATGCTTACCCCCGAACAGTATGCTGTAACACAGCAGGCTGCCACTGAACGACCTTTCACCAACGAGTATGACCATGAGTTCAGAGAGGGTATCTATGTAGACATCACAACTGGCGAACCACTGTTCTCTTCTACTGATAAGTTCGATTCTGGCTGCGGTTGGCCAGCTTTTTCAAAGCCAATCGACAAGAAGGTCATTACAAATCATACCGACACCTCACATGGCATGGTGCGTACGGAAGTGAGAAGTAAGACTGGCAAGGCGCACCTTGGGCACGTCTTTGATGACGGACCAGCAGCGACTGGGGGCAAAAGATATTGTATCAACAGTGCTTCGTTACGTTTCATCCCACTTGAAGAGATGAAAGCAAAAGGCTACGAAGCCTATATAAAATTAGTTAGACCAATGAAAGAAATATACGTGGCAGGTGGTTGTTTCTGGGGAACAGAGCATTACCTCAAGCAGATAGAAGGCGTTACGGCTACCGAAGTGGGCTATGCCAACGGTATTATCAAGAACCCAACATATGAAGAGGTTTGCACTGATAAGACGCAGTTTGCCGAGGCTGTGCACATCACTTACGACCCTAAAGCTATCAGTTTGGAGTTCTTATTAGGCTTATACTTTAAGTCTATTGACCCAACAAGCATAAACAAGCAGGGAAATGACCGTGGAAGTCAGTATCGTACAGGCGTTTATTACACCGACCCAGCCGACCTCCCAACGATCAAAAAGGTGTTTGAAGAGGAACAAAAGCAGATTCACGGAAAGATTGCCGTTGAGGTGAAACCGCTCAAGAACTTCTACACAGCAGAAGAATATCATCAAGATTATCTTGACAAACACCCAACAGGCTATTGCCATCTGCCTGCAGCGCTCTTTGAGTATGCCCGCAAGGCTAAGATGAAAAAGTAA